The Elaeis guineensis isolate ETL-2024a chromosome 12, EG11, whole genome shotgun sequence sequence TCAGAAAAACTATCAAGTATTTGTTTCTTGTGATTTAATTCTTGGAATTTGTAGTTCAGTATTTCGCTGATATGCTTCTTAAAGCATTGGATGGCTCTAATTTGATTAATTGTTCAAATTATATAGCTTGATACTCGATGTCCATCCACATCAACCTTGGATAGGGCATGGGATTTAAAATACTTGAACCTAACTTAAAATCTGATAGGTCTCATAATATTTTTATTGCCCAAATTTGGACCCAACCTGATGCTTCAATAGAAACACTAGTACAAGCCATTTTAATCTAATGCTGCAAATGGTACATGGGAAAAAAAGAGTATGGAAAGTGGGGAAGACAAATACCATTGCAAGCAAGAGACATTACAAGACAAATAATACAGATGAAAAAGTCACCCAATCACCAACATGCACACATTGTCTATTGTTCAGACTTTAACAAACCAGCTCCCTGGCATTTCTGAAATCCTGGACGATCAAAAAATGACTTCTGTGGATGTACACTCATATACTTCAGCAAACAAGTTCTTTGAGAGAAAATTATCATAGTGATTTTACACTTTGGGTAAAAGCATTCATGTCTACTTGGAATAGCCAGCAGGAGGATAACCAGCTGGCGGGTAGGGAGCCGAGGAGTAAGCAGGTGGGTAGCCATAGCCTTGAGAGGGAGGTGGATATCCATACGGTTGCCCATATGCTTGTTGGGGTGCATATCCAACAGATGGTGGAATAGGCTGTTCTATTCGTGACATCTGCTGAAATGGAGGTGCAGCCATCATCGGTCCTGGCCCAAACTTTCCATCCCTCTTGTCCATTTCAATCTTATGCTGTGTCTGAATTTATCCGACAATGATATCAATGAAGTGTTATTGAGGCAGAAGTTTGAAGGAGTTCAAATGTGTAGAATGTAGAGTATGTTTTTGCTTACCTGCATGCATGCACAGACCCTGCAAAGTTGATGGAAAGAATGTTGTTAttatgaagatgaagaagaagactaAAAGGTGGAAAGTTCGACAAAGGAGGAAAGTCTTACGAGCAGTAAACCATGTCAGCAAAGCAGGACAGTATCTGCGCTGCTTCTTGAATCTCATTACTTCCAACAATCATTGCAATGATGGAAAATATACACGCAATTTGTTGGAGGAAGAACATGAATGCCTGCAGTTATTGGGCATGGAATAGTGATGATACATTTCTATTACTAGCAACTGGGCACATACAATACACGttaaaagaataaattaaaaaagattaAGGGTTAGAGGATAAGAAAGATGAAACATATGGATTAGAAAAAGAGTGTCGATattcttgtttgtttttaaattttataaagagtCC is a genomic window containing:
- the LOC105054956 gene encoding uncharacterized protein, which translates into the protein MSLASQENMEKMQLRQNYRNLWHTDLISTMQADFPYCCLALWCAPCVSYMLRKRALYNDMSRYVCCAGYLPCSGRCGESRCPEFCLGAEVFLCFGNSVASTRFLLQDEFNIQTTQCDNCIIAFMFFLQQIACIFSIIAMIVGSNEIQEAAQILSCFADMVYCSVCACMQTQHKIEMDKRDGKFGPGPMMAAPPFQQMSRIEQPIPPSVGYAPQQAYGQPYGYPPPSQGYGYPPAYSSAPYPPAGYPPAGYSK